In Crassostrea angulata isolate pt1a10 chromosome 4, ASM2561291v2, whole genome shotgun sequence, one genomic interval encodes:
- the LOC128181127 gene encoding intraflagellar transport protein 80 homolog translates to MRLKTSLQKEAKHSELVSCVGWTTPDECYSGADDHLVLKWNLNSNETTTLVKLPEDVFPTDMHWFPKSAAGGGAGKKGSDLFVLTSTDGKFHLISRSGRVEKSIDAHKGAVLSGRWSWDGTALVTAGEDGQVKIWSRSGMLRSTLTQNSNTVYGVAWGPDSDQVLFTNGRQLVIKSLQANAKPTMWKAHEGVILNVDWNPVNNLILSGGEDCRYKVWDTYGRIMYSSAAHDYPITSLAWTPNGELFAVGSFNTLRLCDQAGWSYSLEKPNTGSLFKLAWSSDGTQVAGACGNGQVLIANVIEKRLEWKNYEAVVVSSKQIHVRNVMNEALEKLDFRDRVIKVSLCFNHLVVATASQCYIYNTKNWNTPMIFDLKEGNISLILQAEKHFMLVDSSNVYIYSYDGRMVCSPKYPGMRADILNYQTVSLSNDTVAIRDKTDEKVIYVFDAQNGKPLGDGKPITHKLEVMEIALDQCGPATERRLAIIDKNRDLYLTSVRVFGSERKSNKLGNMIQSLCWNDSANMLAALADGKFTVWYYPNTIYVDRDLASRTVFEKEASEFGKNPQLLNFIGNHIIIRRAEGSLVGTGISPYPAILHSYVQSSRWDDAVRLCRFVKDDVLWCCLAAMSAYAKELNTAEIAYASIKEAEKVQFIVNIKDIPVKEARNAEMALLCGSPQDAESILLTAGLIFRAIMLNIQLYNWDRALELAVKHKTHVDTVLGYRQRYLERFDKKEKNKRFLQYSEGIEIDWEKIDAKIEMEYQKERERPERTPAPSAASSGDRPERSERPRGRSQISGH, encoded by the exons ATGAGATTGAAAACTTCGTTACAGAAAGAAGCAAAG CATTCAGAACTTGTTAGTTGTGTTGGATGGACAACACCAGATGAATGTTACTCTGGAGCAGACGACCACCTTGTTTTGAAGTGGAATCTGAATTCAAATGAAACAACAACATTAGTCAAACTGCCAGAAGATGTGTTCCCGACAGATATGCACTGGTTCCCGAAATCAGCGGCAGGGGGAGGGGCTGGCAAAAAGGGATCAGACCTGTTTGTGCTCACTTCTACTGATG GAAAGTTCCATTTGATCAGCAGATCTGGAAGAGTAGAGAAAAGCATTGATGCTCATAAAGGAGCTGTTTTGTCTGGCCGTTGGAGTTGGGATGGAACTGCCCTGGTTACAG CGGGTGAAGATGGACAAGTAAAAATCTGGTCTAGAAGTGGCATGTTGAGGTCTACTCTAACACAGAACA GTAACACAGTGTATGGTGTTGCATGGGGACCAGACTCTGATCAAGTTCTATTTACCAATGGGAGACAACTTGTCATCAAGTCACTGCAGGCAAATGCTAAACCCACAATG TGGAAAGCCCATGAAGGTGTCATATTAAATGTTGACTGGAACCCTGTAAACAACCTCATTTTGTCAGGAGGAGAAGATTGTAGATACAAG GTCTGGGACACATACGGGCGCATTATGTACAGCAGTGCTGCCCATGACTACCCAATCACCTCATTAGCCTGGACACCCAATGGAGAACTATTTGCTGTCGGCTCCTTCAACACACTTAGACTCTGTGATCAGGCAGGG TGGTCCTACTCTCTGGAGAAACCAAACACTGGTAGCCTGTTCAAATTGGCATGGTCCAGTGATGGAACACAGGTAGCAGGTGCTTGTGGCAATGGACAGGTACTGATAGCCAATGTCATTGAAAA GAGACTGGAATGGAAAAATTATGAGGCAGTGGTTGTAAGCAGCAAACAAATCCATGTCAGAAATGTGATGAATGAAGCTTTGGAAAAACTGGACTTCAGAGACCGGGTCATCAAAGTCTCGCTGTGTTTCAATCATCTTGTGGTGGCCACAGCGTCACAGTGCTACATTTACAA CACAAAGAATTGGAATACTCCTATGATTTTTGATTTGAAGGAAGGCAACATATCACTGATTCTTCAAGCAGAGAA aCACTTTATGCTGGTGGACAGCTCCAATGTGTACATCTACTCCTATGATGGTCGGATGGTCTGCTCTCCTAAGTATCCGGGAATGAGGGCAGATATATTGAATTATCAAACAGTATCTCTGAGTAATGACACAGTAGCAATTAGAGACAAAACAGACGAAAAAG TAATTTACGTCTTTGATGCACAAAATGGAAAACCATTGGGAGACGGAAAACCTATTACACACAAA TTGGAGGTGATGGAGATCGCTCTGGACCAGTGTGGACCGGCAACAGAGAGGAGACTGGCCATCATTGACAAAAACAGAGACCTGTACCTGACCTCTGTCAGAGTGTTCGGCTCCGAGAGGAAGTCCAACAAGTTAG GAAACATGATACAGTCCCTGTGTTGGAATGACTCGGCCAACATGTTAGCTGCTCTAGCCGATGGGAAATTCACCGTGTGGTATTACCCCAACACGATCTACGTGGACAGAGACCTAGCCAGCCGCACTGTGTTTGAGAAGGAAGCAAG tgAATTTGGTAAAAATCCACAGTTATTAAACTTCATTGGAAACCACATCATCATTCGTCGAGCAGAGGGTTCGCTAGTAGGCACAGGAATCTCTCCATACCCGGCCATCTTACACAGCTATGTACAAAGCTCTCGCTGGGATGATGCTGTACGGCTATGTCGATTTGTGAAG GATGATGTGTTGTGGTGTTGTTTGGCTGCCATGTCTGCCTATGCCAAGGAGTTAAATACAGCAGAAATAGCCTATGCTTCTATCAAAGAG GCTGAGAAGGTGCAGTTTATAGTCAACATTAAGGACATTCCAGTGAAGGAGGCACGAAATGCTGAGATGGCCCTCCTGTGTGGGAGCCCCCAGGATGCCGAGTCCATCTTACTGACTGCTGGACTCATCTTCAGGGCAATCATGCTCAACATTCAACTCTACAACTGGGACAG GGCTTTGGAGTTAGCAGTAAAGCACAAAACCCATGTAGACACAGTACTGGGATACCGACAGAGATACCTTGAGAGGTTTGACAAAAAGGAGAAAAACAAGCGGTTCTTACAGTACAGTGAAGGG ATTGAGATTGACTGGGAGAAGATTGATGCTAAAATAGAAATGGAGTACCAAAAGGAGAGAGAACGCCCAGAAAGAACCCCCGCCCCCTCAGCGGCTAGCTCAGGCGATAGACCAGAGAGGTCAGAAAGACCCAGGGGGCGGTCACAGATCTCTGGCCACTGA
- the LOC128179482 gene encoding uncharacterized protein LOC128179482 produces the protein MKKAKYKVYICIEDKQNVCFAYCECPIGLAQSCSHIGGLLFHLHHLHLHEVLKSDSATSKQCMWNVPRPIKMDPKPLKEWNFAKPKLQESGEIEHRTTDGRKLDFDPRHPTQRKFNICHSLEQLKLLKSIFPNTGMGHLWNIPDESPEFESEVEVESTEDPREKAMKALILSDENLPMTISINESLSSYIEEKTRGQRACSLWRDLHKGRITSSLFGAVLSSGTNPVSLVNQIVNGSNLDRYQTLPPPVQWGVDKEEEALKDYLTLQNAVTDLTTEASGLTIYPTHAFLGASSDGWVHDKSMPEGNQTGVLEIKCPYSISGKIITDKEVHELAGQAGFCLEITNEGPRLKRSHKYYAQIQGEMAIMGCPWGDFVVWTAASQSNCFVERINFDVEFCSAMLPKLVEFFVSHILPFYTKQ, from the exons ATGAAAAAGGCAAAATACAAAGTGTATATTTGCATCGAGGACAAACAGAATGTGTGTTTTGCCTACTGTGAATGCCCAATTGG ATTAGCCCAATCTTGCAGCCATATTGGTGGCCTCCTATTCCATTTGCACCATCTTCATTTACATGAGGTTTTGAAATCAGATAGTGCTACGTCGAAACAATGTATGTGGAACGTGCCGAGACCAATCAAGATGGACCCTAAGCCCCTCAAGGAGTGGAACTTTGCCAAACCAAAACTGCAAGAGAGTGGTGAGATTGAGCACAGGACCACGGATGGAAGAAAATTGGATTTTGATCCGCGTCATCCAACACAGAGAAAGTTCAATATCTGCCACTCTCTTGAGCAGCTTAAATTGCTCAAGAGCATATTTCCCAATACTG GCATGGGTCACTTGTGGAATATTCCGGATGAAAGCCCAGAGTTTGAATCTGAAGTGGAGGTAGAGTCAACAGAGGATCCGAGGGAAAAGGCGATGAAAGCTCTGATCCTGTCTGATGAGAACT TACCCATGACAATATCAATCAATGAAAGCCTCAGCTCGTACATTGAGGAGAAAACAAGAGGACAGAGGGCATGCAGCCTGTGGAGAGACCTGCACAAGGGGAGAATAACTAGTTCCTTATTTGGCGCAGTTCTAAGCTCTGGAACAAATCCTGTCTCCTTAGTGAACCAGATTGTGAATGGTTCTAATCTTGACag GTACCAGACACTACCTCCACCAGTCCAGTGGGGAGTAGACAAGGAAGAGGAGGCTCTCAAGGACTACCTGACACTGCAAAATGCTGTGACTGATTTAACAACGGAGGCATCTGGACTCACCATCTACCCAACCCATGCCTTTTTAGGAGCATCTAGTGATGGTTGGGTGCATGATAAATCCATGCCCGAGGGGAACCAAACAGGGGTTCTTGAGATCAAATGTCCATACTCGATCTCTGGAAAAATTATTACTGATAAAGAG GTACATGAGCTAGCAGGACAAGCTGGGTTCTGCTTGGAAATTACCAATGAAGGGCCTAGACTAAAGAGAAGTCATAAATATTATGCCCAAATCCAAGGGGAAATGGCAATAATGGGATGTCCGTGGGGAGATTTTGTTGTATGGACCGCTGCCAGCCAAAGCAACTGCTTTGTTGAAAGAATTAACTTTGATGTTGAATTTTGTTCTGCCATGTTGCCAAAATTAGTTGAATTTTTTGTTAGTCACATTTTACCCTTTTACACTAAACAATAA